The sequence TGTGATATACCAGCAACATACTGCTTTGTATCTTGTAGAGGTGTAGTACCGGAAAATATATCTTGAAATATAAAAAAATCGCACCAGAGAGTTGTTGTAACGCTTCTGTGAGGAGCATGTAAGTGTCACTTCGTCTCCTTGTACTATAGTGTCACTTGTTGAGGAGACATTCTGGTGCTCCAAGAGTTGTCGAACAGTACCAATGAGATACCCAGCAAAAGAATTCCATCCTCCAGCACCACCACTAAGTCCCATCTGTATTTGATTATGAACCTCATCCTTGCAGAACATACTGCTCCTATAAGTTCCTTCAGCGTCACAGCTTAAAACAACACTTCTCTCCTTCCCAGAAACACATTCATGTACCCCGATGAAGTTGGAATACCAAATTGCTATTGAGAAACTCTCGCAGGATTCGGCTTCTTCACTACCATTCAAACTCCTTAAACCGGTGGAAGCCAAGTCAAATTTCCCATTCAAAAAAACTAGTAACATCAACACATTTGGAATGTAAAGTATAGTGAGTGTGTATTGGGTTCCTAGCACTCTTGCCAGTGCACAAGCAAGACAGGGACAATTCTCCTCGATTTGACATACAATTCCCCACATATACTTGTAACACAGTTGAGAATGTTGACTGCAAGCGCATTTATATACATCCATCTGTTGGTCGCAACCCGAACTCGGATGCTGAGCACAGTAAAACGAGTAGAAACAACTCCAAATGGAATAAATCAATGTCATTATAACTCTCTCACGAAGTGAAAGACTCCCGTAGACTTCAGTATGCAAAAAAAAACGTGTAATAACCTGATTTCTGAAAGAGAAATATGACCTTTCTCCACTGTGAGGATTGAAAGAAGAAACATCTGGAGGTAAGGAAACTCCTTCAAGGGGGTTTTCCTAGCCACAACTCTGCTCAGACTCCCCGCTACAAGAGCATTTATTTTGTCGAAAAATCCTGGTACCTTTCCACTCCTATGTATTACAGAATGTATGACCCAGATATTAAGTAAACCACGCCGCAGATGCAAGATTAGTGAACCTATGTCACCACTCCAACTCCATCTTCCAGTATGATGCAGTGCATAAAATAGTTCCTGAACTTTCCCATAATGACTTTCATTTGGCATTGGAGTAGCAAAATGGTACAGAGAACCTTACTTTGTTTAGATTTTGAGCCAACCTCTTGCAAGTGTCACTGTTTTCACCCTCCTTGGTAAGTATAATCCCAATCAAATTGGCAAGCAACAAAGCTAACTGGTACTTATCTTTTAGAACATGCTCATAGGAAATAATTGTATCAGCATAGAATTTATAATCACCATCAAAACATGAATCTCTTTCCATAAGTTCAATATATCTCCCACGATCAAATACTCCACCAGTATAGTTAAAACAAAGGTAAGAAGCTTTATCACTAGCCAAATTTGGACTACTAACATCTTTACTCATGAAATTCACAATATCCAGTTGAAACATCTCACCAAATAGATTATCCCCATCACCAGTATTACCATTAGCATCCAATACAAAATTATCCTTGTAGTAAGCTATTAAAATGAAACAAACATTGAGTACAACTAAATTAAAAGTAGTTATCTCAAAACACCATTCAAAAGCTCTCACAAAATAAGAAAACACATGATTACATAGAACCCCGGGTTGGCATATGAAGAACCCCTGATGAAGCTTAATTCAAGTATCGAATGGAAGAAATCCAATGAAAATTTTAAATCTCCCCATTGGAATTTGAAGAATAGCTAATGAGCCAAGGTGTAGGACTACAATCTCCTCAAGCCACCTATACTTCGTCTTCAAATTAAAATGTTCACCTCTCCCATTATCTAGCATTTGATCAAACGACTCATAAGCCGTCTCAATGCCAACTATTCTAGCCCACAAGAGGAAcacaaatttatttatccagtcaTTCTAACAAATACTAGTAGTTTACTACATCACCCTTATGACCAGTTCTAATAAATTCCAGTGCAGCTGAATCAGGGAATATTGAATCTGAGGCATACCCATGATGTAAAATAAGCTGACGAACATATTCCCCAATAAAATCAGAAAAACCCTTCCTAATTTCAAACTTTTTGCCACGATCAAATAAGTCACGAAGAGAATTGGTAGGAATGAAACAGGATGTGGGTAGTGGGTAATATTACCTGTAAGCTCACGAGTTTCTCCCCAGTAACCTCATCACTCAAAACTTCTTGAGGTTGAACATTGACCCCATCAGACAAATCCTTCTCGtcgaagaaaaacaaaggaatgagCGATTCGAAATTGGCGGTatcgtcttcttcttcgtcttctactTCAAGTGAATAAGAAGGGATCACTCACAATCATCTTCTTGCTCGTCAAAGAAATAAGAAGGAATCAGCTCGACATCTAgagaatcatcttgttcctcaAAAAAATAAGAAGGAATAATCAACTCGAACTCATCTTCTTCATCCTTTTTAGCAACATTTGTAACTCCAGTAACTAATTGTTCTTCATACGAAGGTTTGTTGAATGATTCCAAGTCTCTTTCTGTCATGGAAATAAGAAGCTCCGTTAATTGAAGGTGGATTTCTCGAAGTGGTGAGTTTCCATCCAGCAACAACCTTAGTTTCTGCAATCTATAATCACTTAGTTTCTGACTTAACTTCAATTTCTCCGAGAGTTCATCCATTGCAGAGTACGCACATAATTTTTCTGGATATACCAATTGTTATGAACTTACCTGTGATATTCAATAACTCAAAGCATAAGTAACCACTCCAACACTCACACTCGACTGAGTGTTGGTGCAAAAGTTGATCACTCCAACAACCTTCCAGATGCGTGTGAGTTGACCCAATCGCTACCGTTGATGATAAATCTCCAAAAAATTGTTGAAAAGAggtggggtacctgcaaaaacactcTGATGCTAAAGTCAAAGGATATTCTATGCAAGTGTGTTGTGGTGAAAAGAATATAATTTTGTACCTTTTGAGTTGAGATTTAGCCTCTAGGCAGAAATTAGATGTAACTTTAGGGTTTAATAGTTATCCAAATAATTTCCCTCATCTGTATaaatcccaaataacaaccagattcatgataaaatttgttaTTATATCCAATACTTATCATAATCCTTatttatcttaaataattattattttgaataataattataaccacttaagataattatcctctttggattttgcaattatcttaaataatattaataattatctataataatTATCCCATGGAAATCTTAACCTCTTTTATTAGGATCTTATTATCCATGGACTtttgggcttcaataataagccaagtgggtttctataataaaccgaattgggcttccatattaagccaagtgggtttccataataaatccaccggtttccataataaatcaaatccaggcttccataataagccttgtgggtttccataacaaacccaccgatTTCCCTAATAAACCGAATCCAtacttccataataagccttgtgagTTTCCATAACAAatccaccggtttccataataaaacgACCGGTTTCCGTAATAAACCGGACTTAAGGCTTCCATTATAAGCCTCGTGTGATACGCATGTACGCTATTTGAACAGgatacaaacatcgccccctcttaactctCGACTTGTTGATGAATTAAGAAAAGTATAATCCCGACTGTTCGTCGCAACGTGCTTACAATGACCCTCGTTACTTTTTATGATCATCATGTCGTGAATTTAGCGTAGCTAACTTTTCGGAGTGCGCCCGGGTTTAAGCCAACATTTCTAAGTATATGAATTATACTTAAAATTTCCATGCACCCACATACTGCATGTACTTAACACACTGAAAACACGTTCAAAATACCAATAATGTACCAAAAAATTTCTAATATAAATTTACGCACGTACCGGCATGTGAGGCTTGACGTGTCCATGCGCTCTATTATTAGACCCAAGACCAACGTGTTTATTTAGCTTTAATAGTTCTTCCGTCGGTCCCTTGGTGGGATCTTGCTAACTCCACCACTTGTGTCATAAGCCCACGTGTTAATCACAAAAAGAACACGTCCCCTCCGGATCACAATCCTTGTCACTTCTCTTATAAGTGACCATCAGCATATGAAGCCCGACAATTCCGTACGTATCATTATGAGACCCAAAGCCTGGGAAGCACCGACACACGACACGGACACGGACACGACACGACACGGACACGAGGACCGgcaatttctcaaaatattaggacACGGACacgtatatatataaatattttcattaaattATATATGTTTGTCCCCATTCCTAACATAAAAGATTAAGCATTTACCTGTCTAAATGTTCCAGCCTTCCAGGAGAACATAGAtatccattatcaacaaaaggttatATAGACATTTACTAGTCTATATATACATATCAACAAAAAATTAGAAGGCTTTGCAAAAGGGAGTAAAGTCCTTTCCGCGACATttactagtctatatatatacatatcaacAAAAAATTAGAAGGCTTCGCAAAGGGGAGTGAAGTCCTTCCCGCAACAGCGCAACTTCATGAACCAAATACTAGCCCAAAAAACAAGGATCCTCCAAGTATGATGTGAATGCCGCTACATCCAGGATCCAGCTGTAGAAATTTAAAACAAAGAATTGGCATAAATGAAAGTTGCCAGAGTTTGTAAGAGTGCAGGGCTACTTGTAGAAGGTCAGTTTAAACACAAATTTCAGGGGGAATTCACATCATAAAACAAAGAATTGGCATGATAGTAACTAAAATTTTAGAATAAAACAGATCAAGGAGATGGACAGTTACCTGGTCACCAAAAAATAACGTCAACAGTCAAACCAGGGGGTATAGCTCCTCCACATTAGCTTCATTATCATCCAATATCATGCGTTCCATCTCTGGCTCATTAAGAGAAAGATCAGCAACTTCAAGTACACCAACAGTACCCTCCATAGTATCAAAAGAATCACCTCCAATGTCCCACATTCTTGTATCCCCTAGCAAGTATTCTGGGCTTCGTCTTGATAAGAGACGAAGATTAGTATGAACAAATACCAAATCTTCACCTCTTTGTGGAGTAATTTTATTTCTCTTCACAGAATTTATGAAACTATACGTACTCCAGTTTCTCTCACTAcaagaagatgaacaaggttggccaagcaACATGAGTGCTTTTTGCTGAAGTAAAGGAGCATACACCCCATAAGTAACCCACCACACATAAGGATTCATACTCCATCTATCATTTATGGTATTTGCATTTGCAAATTCTTCACGGCAAGATGAAAACTTAGCATACTCAATGTTAACTTCTCTTAACTCATCCGCATCGTAATACCTCTCGAAACACTTCAATCTTTGACCTGCAATCAAAAGATCTCTATGTGGTGGAACACGCCCTGGACGTTCATCAAGCCACTGACGACTATAAtacctatgttgtttcaattatgaTTTTAGTATAAATTTTTTTAACATTTAACTCAACTGACCAGAAAATATAAATAAGCGATTGCATATTTTACACTGTCATACATACCTTGGGTTCAATGAATGTGCCAAAGAGTGAAGCGGTGTGCTACTTTTACTCCAACGATCTGTTAAAATCCCGTCCACCACCATATGAAATGGTGAAATATCATATTCTTGTAAGCCCTCGTGGCGATGTATAATGCTCTTTACCTCATCTATCATTCGATCCCACCTTTCATAAACCAAGTGAAGACAAGGCTCGTCTGTGTCGCATAATCTAAGCATTTCTATGATaggttttgtaaaatcaataacaTACTGCAAAGTGTTCCACCAATCATCATCCAACAACTTCTCTTTTATAAACAATGCTTGATTAGGATCATCATCTTTATATGATGACCATTGATTGCAAATTACCAAGTTACGGAGTCCTTGCTTCACATCTTTAAATCTTTGAAGCATTATAATACTAGAGGCAAAACGTGTCTCTGCAAGTGTGAATAATTTTAACTCCACATGTTCATTAAACatggctaatctcatggaatgtttAGTGATGAAGTTTCTGATCAGTACCACCTCAGCAATAATTTCACTAATCCAAGCACACCCTTCATATACTAAAACATTAGTTCGAATATCTCTCGGATGACATATATTCTTTAAAGCAAGGTTTAGTGTGTGGACTACACATGGAGTCCAAAAAATGTGTTTAAACTGACCTTCTACAAGTAGCCCTGCACTCTTACAAACTGGTGCATTGTCCGTGATTACTTGCACAACATTCTGATGCCCAACTTCCGTAATTGTCTCAATGATCAACTTAGAAATGTACTCTTTGTCCTTCACTGACCCTTGAGTGTTGACTGCTTTAATAAACATTGCACCAGCCTCTGAAACAGCCATAAAGTTCATGTCGGTCACAATACTCACACCTTTTTCTTTCCAAGTGCTCTTAATTGGTTCCAGCTCTTTCTCAACATGTTCTATTTCCTTCCGTAAAAGAGTTGTTCTTAGTTTATTATAACCCGGcggaatataaccttgaatgctTTTACTATCTGATGTAGCCAAATTAAATGCAACTTTATAATATGGACACCTAGCAAGATGGAACGGCAAGCCAGCTGCATAAAACAACCGTGCAATTATGATATCCATTTCTTCACGTCTGGCAGCATTATACAATTTCTCTATTGGGCTCTCAACCCCTCTTTTCTTCTTCCTAGGATCTTCAACAAGTGATGAAGAATTTGACGCAAAAGAAGAACCACTACCTGATCCACATGTTGGCAGAGGCACACTTTTAAACTTAGATGCTTTTGCTCTGGCCTCAGCTTCATCACTCAATTGTTTCATTTCCTGAAGTTTATGTTCTCTGACCTTTGGACATATTCTAATTCCAGAGCCTGGAATCTTTAACAAATGTGCTTTCACTCTTGAATATGAACCCGAATATGGAACTTGACAGTGGTTACATACAAAATTCCAATTACCACCACCTTTAACTTTATCCTTCTTAGTCACATATCTCCATAGCGGAGTAGTGCTTAAAACCTCTTCGTTCATATCTGGCTATCTGCATCAAAATTAAAGAGATGATAGCCATCAAAATACAAGCATAAAATCATTACAAGCAGAAAATTAAAAGATAATTATAAGTATTATATATAAAGCTCAAATTCAATGAACGACCAAAAATGCCCCCAAAGGCcccaaaaaaaaccctaaaacctacACAGTAGACAATACACATGATCCCCACcactaaaatcaaaacaaaacccaaattcaCCAAATACAGCAACAACCCAAATTCACAATAGAttgaaaatagaacaaaaaatcaATAACTCAACAAAATCATGCAAATCAGAAGGAAGAAGGGAGAGTAAAAGAAAGAGAACATACCTTCAAATTCAGTGtaaacaactaagagataaagccATAACAACTAGCAAATGATTGTAAAAAACTAAATAAGTTGATTTTCGGATGATCAACTTAGAtctgagaagagaagagaagagtaaAGGTGAGGGAGACTGTGGGAAGGGGTATTCTTCTGAGTTCTGAGAGTAGAAGATAGACGAGAGAGAGAGATGagttttgataaaaaaatttttttttttggaatttaagaTATAGGGTAACATATGCGTCCAACGTGCGTCAA comes from Papaver somniferum cultivar HN1 chromosome 7, ASM357369v1, whole genome shotgun sequence and encodes:
- the LOC113295637 gene encoding uncharacterized protein LOC113295637, whose protein sequence is MNEEVLSTTPLWRYVTKKDKVKGGGNWNFVCNHCQVPYSGSYSRVKAHLLKIPGSGIRICPKVREHKLQEMKQLSDEAEARAKASKFKSVPLPTCGSGSGSSFASNSSSLVEDPRKKKRGVESPIEKLYNAARREEMDIIIARLFYAAGLPFHLARCPYYKVAFNLATSDSKSIQGYIPPGYNKLRTTLLRKEIEHVEKELEPIKSTWKEKGVSIVTDMNFMAVSEAGAMFIKAVNTQGSVKDKEYISKLIIETITEVGHQNVVQVITDNAPVCKSAGLLVEGQFKHIFWTPCVVHTLNLALKNICHPRDIRTNVLVYEGCAWISEIIAEVVLIRNFITKHSMRLAMFNEHVELKLFTLAETRFASSIIMLQRFKDVKQGLRNLVICNQWSSYKDDDPNQALFIKEKLLDDDWWNTLQYVIDFTKPIIEMLRLCDTDEPCLHLVYERWDRMIDEVKSIIHRHEGLQEYDISPFHMVVDGILTDRWSKSSTPLHSLAHSLNPRYYSRQWLDERPGRVPPHRDLLIAGQRLKCFERYYDADELREVNIEYAKFSSCREEFANANTINDRWSMNPYVWWVTYGVYAPLLQQKALMLLGQPCSSSCSERNWSTYSFINSVKRNKITPQRGEDLVFVHTNLRLLSRRSPEYLLGDTRMWDIGGDSFDTMEGTVGVLEVADLSLNEPEMERMILDDNEANVEELYPLV